CAGCGGGCGACCTGCCGGGGAGAGCAGGTGCAGGACCACCGGCTCACGACCGTCCGCCACAGCAGGGGTGACACGCGCCCCGAAGAACTCCTGCAGCTTGGCGGCGACCACGGGCGGGGTGTCCTCGTGGACGGCCGGATAGTCCACGACGACGCCGCGCCCGCTCGGCACGGGCAGGCGCTCGGGGGCGAGCTCGTCCAGCCGGCCCGCCTCCGGCCAGGGCAGGGCGCCGCGCAGCAGCGCCTCGGCGTCCAAGCGCGTGAGGGACCGCCCCGCGGCCAGGTCGGCCGCGAGCCCGTCGACCAGCGCGTCCAGGCCGGGCAGCGTCGCGTCCGAGAGGTCCGGCCACGGGGCGCCGAGGACGCGGTGGAGCAGGTGCACCCGGCGGCGCAGGCGTTCGGCCCGGCCGCTCGGGTCGAACCGGGCGAGGCCGTCGGCGGCGAGCGCGACGCGCACGGCCTGCGCGGCGGCGTCGGGGGCGACGGGGGCCGGCGTCTCCGCCAGCACGAGCGCACCCAGCCGGTCCACGCGGCGGCCGGTGAGCCGGTCCCCGCGCCACTCAGCGGTGTCCTCGGTGCGCCGCAGGCCCGCGCCGGCGAGTTCGGCGAGCGGCCGGTCGATCGGCGCGGCCGCGCGGATCGCGGCACCCGTGCCGGCCGCGTCCCCGGCCACGCGGGCGACCTCGGCCACGGCCAGCCACTCCTGCCCCGCCAGGCCGCCGCCGACGGCGTCGCGGGGCAGGGCCGCGCGGGTGCCGGAGGCGAGCAGGTATGCCCCCTCCTCCCCCGCGCGTCGGGCGATCCACGCGGGGAAGGCCAGGGCGGCCACGAGGCCGGCGGGGTGCCGCCGCGCGGTCGCCGTCGCCGCGGGCCCGGGCTCGTCCGGCTCCCGCGTCTCCGGGGCGCGGTGCGCGTGCCGACGGGCCAGGCGCTCGAGCCGATCCGCCTCCCGGCGCCACCGCCCGGCCTCCGGGTGCCGGCCGTCTCGCAGGGCCGCGACCAGCGCCTCGAGGTCGGCACCGGGAGCGCGCAGGTCCAGGGCGAGGGCCGCCGTCGCCTCGGCCGCGGAGCGGGGCCCCGTCAGCGGAGCCGCGCGCAGGAGGGCGTGGCCGAGGGGTGGATCCAGGGGCAGCTCGGCCAGGACGGTGCCGTGCGGGGTGATGCGCCCGTCCGTGTCCACCGCGTCGAGGGAGGCGAGCGTCCGCTCGGCGGCGGCCATCGCGTCGGCCGGCGGGTCCTCCGGGAGCACCAGCCCGTCCCCGCCGGGGGCGCCCCACACGGCGAACGCCAGGACGACGGACGCGAGGTCAGCCACCGCGAGCGCGGGCGTGGGCGCGGCGGGGGCGGCGCCGAGGGCCGCGGCCGTGTGGCAGCGCACCGCCGTGCCCGGTCCGAGGCGGGCGGCGCGGCCGGCCCGCTGGTCGGCGGCGGCCCGGGAGGCCTGCACGGTGGCCAGACCGGTGATCCCGCGGCCCCGGTCCCGGCGCGGCTCGCGGGCCAGACCCGAGTCGATGACGAGGCGCACCCCCGGCACGGTCAGCGAGGACTCGGCGACCGCCGTCGCGACGACGACGCGCGGCACGGCGGGGTCGGCGCGGCCGGCGAGCGCGGCGTCCTGGTCGGCGGGTTCCTGGCGGCCGTGCAGGACGCGGACCTCGGTGTCCGGGGCGAGCGCGGCGACGCGGCCCGCGACCGCCTCGACCTCGGCCACGCCGGGCACGAAGACGAGGGCGTCCACGGTCGGGTCGGCATCG
This sequence is a window from Micrococcus porci. Protein-coding genes within it:
- the hrpB gene encoding ATP-dependent helicase HrpB, with the translated sequence MSTSSASHSTPDLRAALAAASARLGADLAFSASLPALEAALDARAGAVVHAPPGTGKTTAVPPAVALWLARRAESGGEGGRVLVTQPRRVAVRAAWRRLHGAVADALGPESGPDTGRLPDAVVGYAVRGDAVGRGASAVEFVTPGLLLRRLLGDPGLEGVGAVVLDEVHERDLDTDVLFALLADLRQLRPELALTAMSATLDADALAARWATGMGEDPVPVVRTPSVQHPLTVEHAPFGGPRTTADGRVDRDFLDHVAATAARAHAEALDADPTVDALVFVPGVAEVEAVAGRVAALAPDTEVRVLHGRQEPADQDAALAGRADPAVPRVVVATAVAESSLTVPGVRLVIDSGLAREPRRDRGRGITGLATVQASRAAADQRAGRAARLGPGTAVRCHTAAALGAAPAAPTPALAVADLASVVLAFAVWGAPGGDGLVLPEDPPADAMAAAERTLASLDAVDTDGRITPHGTVLAELPLDPPLGHALLRAAPLTGPRSAAEATAALALDLRAPGADLEALVAALRDGRHPEAGRWRREADRLERLARRHAHRAPETREPDEPGPAATATARRHPAGLVAALAFPAWIARRAGEEGAYLLASGTRAALPRDAVGGGLAGQEWLAVAEVARVAGDAAGTGAAIRAAAPIDRPLAELAGAGLRRTEDTAEWRGDRLTGRRVDRLGALVLAETPAPVAPDAAAQAVRVALAADGLARFDPSGRAERLRRRVHLLHRVLGAPWPDLSDATLPGLDALVDGLAADLAAGRSLTRLDAEALLRGALPWPEAGRLDELAPERLPVPSGRGVVVDYPAVHEDTPPVVAAKLQEFFGARVTPAVADGREPVVLHLLSPAGRPLAVTADLPSFWAGPYAQVRAENRGRYPKHPWPEDPAAAEPTDRTNRRAR